Genomic segment of Oncorhynchus tshawytscha isolate Ot180627B linkage group LG13, Otsh_v2.0, whole genome shotgun sequence:
CAGTTTCCCTCTATTAGGCCGAGGGAAACCAGGAGACGGTTAGCCACAacgccctgctctgccctgcagGTGATCTCCTGACCTCTCAGTCATTTTACTTTCTCATAATTACCCTGATGATTAAGTTGACATGCATTTGTTTTGGTTTAGATTAAATACTTTTTAATTGGTTGTACAAGTTTAAGTCACTCAGTCTGTCTCATTTATCTGTCTCCAGAGGGCCCAGTGGAGAAGGACATCTCTCTGAAGTTGCCTGAGGTGTTTGTGGAGGGCTCTGCCAAGGCCTCTCTCTCAGTACTAGGTGAGAATACTCCGCCTGTTTTGTTGAGGTTTCACACGTAATTCTAAGTTTTATAAAATGTTCAGGATATGTTTTCCTTTTGGTGCAGATGAAGTGTAGGCAAGGATTTTTCATCCATGTATTCATGATGGGGGAAGTGGATATTCAACTATTCAACCTGCAGATCTATGATTTCCTTAAGGTTATGGGTGAGGACAGGGATAAGCATTGATTAATGTTAGGGTAAGGAACAGGGATCTGCAGGTCAAATAACTGCCATTAATTAGAGATCAATGTTTGATTGCTTGCCTCAATGGTTGGTCTCTTTCACCAGGCGAACTGATGGGCCGGGCCATGAAGAACCTGGACAGCCTGTTGCAGATGCCCTATGGCTGTGGAGAGCAGAACATGGTGCTGTTTGCTCCCAACATCTACATCCTCAACTATCTGCAGAGCACCAGGCAGCTCACCAAGGAGATCCAGGCCAGGGCCACAGGCTTCTTAGAGAGTGGTGAGGAAGCTGGATCTGGTTCAGTAAGGCACAAAACAAAACTGTTTTAAAATATGTTGCAAcgaaaaacaagcatttattaTCAGACATGTTCAGTTACAGCCTACACTCCCTATTTTCCtcaaaagcatttaaaaaaaaaatctccctACTGGACACAACCCTGGTAAATAGGCTGCTATCTATTCTGAAGACAAATGTTTAATTTAATACATATAATGGGATATGACAAAATAATTTGCAATAAGCATTGTGCTTTAAAAAAAGACTTGTGATTGAACAAGACTCTGAAAAGATGACCACGGTCTCTAACAGTTTGTAGTCTGATCATTTCTATGTGCATCTCCCCTCTGACTAGCAACAACATGTTGCCTATATTTGGCACAAAACCAGTTAACTGCACCTTCCACATACAGTACCTGTCCCTAGAAGGAGAGTCTGTTTGTTCATTTGGCCATTTGTGTTGCAGGCTACCAGAGAGCTCAACTACAAGCATGATGATGGCTCCTACAGTGCCTTTGGGAAGAGTGATGAGTCTGGAAACACCTGGTCAGTTTATTGCAAGTCCACACAGTCATAATACCGTCTCTTAGATTATTCtacaatttaaatgtttttttaagtcCCTCTAGAAAATGACATTTGATTTAAGGGTGTTAACAATATGTAATAAAGGTAGAATGTGATTGtctcaaatcatttctggggggaatggccctagccctcaccctccgatccaacaggtccaagatgtgctcaattggattgagatccgggctcttctctggcaatgccagaacactgacattcctgtcttgcaggaaatcatgcacagaatgagcagtatggctggtggaattgtcatgctggagggtcatgtcaggataagcCTGCAGGAAGGACCTGCCTTGCAAtatgcctacaagccctcagtccagcctctctcagcctattgcggacagtctgagcactgattgagggattgtgctttcctggtgtaactcaggcagttatttttgccatcctgtacctgtcccgcaggtctgatgtttggatgtaccgatcctgtgcgggTGTTCTACGTTGTCTGCCACTGCgaagacgatcagctgtccgccctgtctccctgttgcgctgtcttaggcatctcacagtactgacattaaaatgtattgccctggccacattagcagtcctccttgcagcatgcctagtgcacgttcacgcagatgagaccttaattgcctacagtctgtaagctgttagtcttaacgaccgttccacaggtacatgttcattaatcgtttatggttaattgaacaagcatgggaaatgttgtttaaaccctttacaatgaagatctgtgaagttaattCAATTTCTACGAATTAGTTTAGTCTTAGTAACTCCAGAAACAtcttccctgtgtcctctcaggcTCACCTCCTTTGTGCTGAAGTCCTTTGGCGGGGCCAAGCCCTACATCTTTGTGGACCCCGCCCACATTGCCCAGGCCAAGGCCTGGTTGGCCAGTCACCAGCAGAATGATGGCAGCATCACATCAGCAGGGAAACTCTTCCATTACGGCATGAAGGTAAAGGGGAATCAGAGTTTAGCTGGaagtaagaggaggaggagtatctTACTGCTGCCACCTAATGTGAAAAGGTGACGTTAAGGGCAGAGATTCAGCAGGAGGTTCTGGTGTAAAAGTGTCCCATTCTATTTAGTGCAATGGTGGAGTCGGTATAAAATCCTAGATAACTAAACACAAAATACATGATAACAATACATATCGTACAATCAAATACGTGTACTTTATATAATTCATCCTGCACTGACACCTGGGATAATGTACTGTTCAGGAGGACCTTAGGACCCCACGTGTGCCCCCCAAAAAGCACATGCTGAGCACAACAAGAATCCCAAGCATGTTTTAGCCTGCCCTGAGAACACACCACCTCCCCAAAGTTACCAGAGTCTGACTAGTCCTGACATCTTTTGTGTATCTCCAGAACAGTACACTTGTATCTGAAGGGCTTAACAGGTTTTCCCACCCTGTTCTTTATCTTGGTGCACCATACCATGCAAATGTTTTAAACACTGCAATGATTTTTTTCCTGATATCGGTTGATATCAGTGTGACTTTGAAACTCTGTAGCACCTGAGAGTACTGTATCATTTTGGATGAAGTTTACTGTCATCCTTTGGTGTTATAGGGAGGGGTCGGGGATCAGGTGTCGCTCACTGCCTACATTAccactgcactgctggagctggaTGGCAACACTACTGTGAGTTAGCATgacctttctctctttccatatcCATGCCTTTTTTCTCATATTGATAAACAAGAAGACCACATTTGGTGCTTTTATCAAAAAATGTACAGCCCTAGGGGATATTTCTGCTTAGCCGTCTCACTATTTCATAAATAGAAATACATATCcatcagtgcattcggaaagtattagaCCCCTTGACctaatccacattttgttacgttacatcagggcggcccaaccctcttcctggaggttttcagtccaaccctaatttaacacacctgattctactaattagctgctcaacaagaccttaactagctgaatcagatatgctaaattagggttggactgaaaccACAGGACCGTAGAACTCCAGAAAGAGGGTTGGACAGCCCTGCGTctcagccttattcttaaatggattaaattaaatgtttttgtcatcaatctacacacaataccccaaaatgatgaCAAAGCTGAAGCtggtttctagaaatgtttgataatttattaaaaatagaaacagaaataatgtatttacataagtattcagaccctttgctatgagactcgaaattgagttcaggtgcatcccgtttccattgatcatccttgagctgtttctacaacttgattggagtgcacctgtggtaaattcaattgattggacatgatttggaaaggcacacacctgtctatataatctatataaggtcccacagttgacagtgcatgtcagagaaaggaaaaccaagccatgaggttgaaggaattgtccgtagagctccaacacaggattgtgtcgaggcacgaATCtgggggaagagtaccaaaacatttctgctgcattgaaggtctccacagtggcttccatcattgtTACATGGAAGACATTTGAACCTCcacaactcttcctagagctgaccgcccaaAACTcaagcaatcgtgggagaagggcgtTGATCAAGGAGGACAAAGTAcctgatagtcactctgacagagctcaagatttcctctgtggagattggagaaccttccagaaggacattcatctctgcagcactccaccaatcaggcctttatggtagagtggccagacagaagccactcctcagtaaaggcacataacagcccgcttggagtttgccaaaagacacctaatagactctcagaccatgagaaacaagattctctggtctgatgataccaagattgaactctttggcttgaatgccaagcgtcacgtctggagagaGCCAGGCACtgtgtggacatgtttaactaCTCTTGTGGGGACATCTGGGGAcatgttggtccccacaaggtcaaatgctatttttaGGGTTAGGCGCTAAAGttagaagctagggttaggtttttgggttaagggtAAGGTTAGGAAAAATAGggttttgaatgggactgaattgtgtgtccccacaaggttagctgtacaatactgtgtttaaatacatacagtaccagtcaagtttggacacacctactcattccatggtttttctttatttttactattgtagaataatagtgaagatatcaaaactatgaaataacggaATGGAATcatgagtctgtaataccaacatgtttcaagcagaccaccatagtccctgtgaccaagtacacgaaggcaacctgcctaaatgactacagacccgtagaattcacatctgtagccatgaagtgctttgaaaggctggtattggctcacatcaacaccattatcccaaaaaccctagacccactccaatttgcataccgcccaaacagatccacagatgatggaatctctattgcactccacactgccctttcacacctggacaaaaggaacacctatgtgagaatgctatttattgactacagctcagcgttcaacaccatagtaccctcaaagctcatcgctaaggatcctgggactaaacacctccctctgcaagtggatcctgggcttcctgacgggctgcccccaggtggtgagggtaggtaacaacacctctgccacgctgatccgcaacacaggagcccctcaggggtgcgtgctcagtgtcctcctgtactccccgttcacccacgactgcgtggccaggcacgactcaaacaccatcattaagtttgcataCGACACAAAGGTGTCACGagaatgacgagacagcctatagggaggaggttagagacctggcctGTTGGTGCCGGAATaataacctatccctcaacgtaaccaaggaCCAAGGAATTAAGGAGATGatttgtggactataggaaaattaggaccgagcacgcccccattctcaacgacgggactgtagtggagcaggttgagagcttcaagttccttggtgtccacatcaccaacaaactataatggttcaaacacaccaagacagtcatgtagaaggcacgacaaagcctattccccctcagaaaactgaaaatatttggcatgggtccttacATCCTTACAAGGTTcttcagctgcaacatcgagagcaaaaaggcttctcaacagcttttacccccaaaccagaagactcctgaacaggtaatctaatagctacctggactatttgcattgtgtgccccccccccctctacatattttacgctgctgctactctgtttatcatatatgcatagtcaccttaaccatacagtgccttgcgaaagtattcggcccccttgaactttgcgaccttttgccacatttcaggcttcaaacaaagatataaaactgtatttttttgtgaagaatcaacaacaagtgggacacaatcatgaagtggaacgacatttattggatatttcaaacttttttaacaaatcaaaaactgaaaaattgggcgtgcaaaattattcagcccctttactttcagtgcagcaaactctctccagaagttcagtgaggatctctgaatgatccaatgttgacctaaatgactaatgatgataaatacaatccacatgtgtgtaatcaagtctctgtataaatgcacctgcactgtgatagtctcagaggtccgttaaaagcgcagagagcatcatgaagaacaaggaacacaccaggcaggtccgagatagtgttgtgaagaagtttaaagccggatttggatacaaaaagatttcccaagctttaaacatcccaaggagcactgtgcaagcgataatattgaaatggaaggagtatcagaccactgcaaatctaccaagacctggccgtccctcaactttcagctcatacaaggagaagactgatcagagatgcagccaagaggcccatgatcactctggatgaactgcagcgatctacagctgaggtgggagactctgtccataggacaacaatcagtcgtatattgcacaaatctggcctttatggaagagtggcaagaagaaagccatttcttaaagatatccataaaaagtgttgtttaaagtttgccacaagccacctgggagacacaccaaacatgtggaagaaggtgctctggtcagatgaaaccaaaattgaactttttggcaacaatgcaaaacgttatgtttggcgtaaaagcaacacagctcatcaccctgaacacaccatccccactgtcaaacatggtggtggcagcatcatggtttgggcctgcttttcttcagcagggacagggaagatggttaaaattgatgggaagatggatggagccaaatacaggaccattctggaagaaaacctgatggagtctgcaaaagacctgagactgggacggagatttgtcttccaacaagacaatgatccaaaacataaagcaaaatctacaatggaatggttcaaaaataaacatatccaggtgttagaatggccaagtcaaagtccagacctgaatccaatcgagaatcggaggatgaaaaagcctggaaggaggagagaagactagaaacgattcgtttggccgttttatgtgtggataaaTTGTtgaaccttgtgcatttcaggtaaaataacaactcaatgtttatatcccaggacaaattagctagcaacagcaagctagctaaataggacaaattagctagcaacagcaagctagctaaataggactaaattgccatacatgtttaatgcttttcgacctgtccccaaattaatgtcattggttcagagtttgttttgatattttaacctgcgtgttgggatcgcgtttggtgtagggggacaaaatgtATGTACGAtaatatcttttttttaaatgttagtaaaaaaaaaaattaccccgttttctccccaatttcgtggtatccaattgttttgtctcatcgctacaactcccgcacgggctcgggagagacgaaggttgaaagtcatgcgtcctccgatacacaacccaaccaagccgcactgcttcttaacacagcgccatccaacccggaagccagccgcaccaatgtgtcggaggaaacaccgtgcacctggcaaccttggttagcgcgcactgcgcccggcacgccacaggagtcgctggtgcacgatgagacaaggatttccctaccggccaaaccctccctaacccggacgacgctaggccaattgtgcgtcgccccagataattctttaaaaaaaaatgtatatatattatttttacttagaaattgcactgttggttagtaagcatttcactgttgtattcggcgcacgtgacaaataatttgatttgatgtaatatatttgagattcttcaaagtagccacccttcgccttgactgctttgcacactcttggcattctctcaaccaaaatTCAAGAACTTTgtaagtttcttcaagtggagttgcaaaaaccatcaagcgctatgatgaaactggctctcatgaggaccaccacaggaaaggcagaaccagagttacctctgctgcagaggatatgttcagtagagttaccagcctcagaaattgcagcacaaataaggGCTTCAGAGttaaacagacacatctcaatatcacaTTTTCAGAGgggaatcaggcattcatggtggAATTGTTGCagtgaaaccacaactaaaggacaacattaagaagagacttgcttgggccaagaaacatgagcaatggacatatgactggtggaaatctgtccattggtctgatTCCAAATTTGAAAttcttggttccaaccgctgtgtctttgtgagatgtggagtaggtgaacggatgatctccgcatgtgtagttcccaccgtgaagcatggaggaggtgtgggggtcctctgctggtgacactgtcagtgatttatttagaattcaaggcacactaaaccaacatggctaccacagcattctgcagtgatacgccatcccatctggtttgcgcttagtgggactatcatttgtttttcaacaggacaatgacccaacacacctccaggctgtgtaagcgctatttgaccaagaaggagagtgatggagtgctgcatcagatgacctggcctccagaatcacatgacctcaacccaattgagatgttttgggatgagttggaccgcagagtgaaggaaaagcagccaacaagtgctcagcatatgtaggaactccttcaagactgttggaaaagcattccaggtgaagctggttgagaaaatgctaACATTGTGCAAAGCGGTCTTCAAGACGAAGGGCGGCTACTTTAAAGAAACTCAAATAtatgaagaaaatagtaaaaaataaaggaaaaacctttgaatgagtaggtgtccaaagatttgactggtactgtgcatgCATACACCTAATTTATTTGTATTGCTAACATTATTCAGTACTCATACCCATATTAAAGACCTGATAAAAGGTCTTGGTTGTATTAAATAGGGAACGCAGTGGAAAACCCATAGACATTTTGCAACTGCATTAGCATTTCTTATTGGTCCAGGTATTCCCTCATAGTTTCAATCAGTGTTCCTCTGtctggtgcctaatgaacacaacactGTTGTATTTGTATGTGGGTGTGTCAggaccccatggtggagaagaGTCTGGTGTGTCTGAAGGCAGCAGTGTCTGACAAGCTGGACAACACCTACACCACAGCCCTGATGTCCTACACATTCGCCCTGGCACAAACCCAGGATATGAGGGCCAAGCTcatcacccacctggacaagattGCTGATACCTCAGGTATGTGTCTCGTCTCTTTGTGAAAATGTCTTTgtctttacctgtctgtctgactgctgtGAAACAGTCACTGTTTGTGCCAGGGCGAATGTGTAGGACATCAGGGCTGTGGTGTAGGTGTTGTCCAGCTTGTCAGACACTGCTGCCTTCAGACACACCAGACtcttctccaccatggggtccTGACACACCCACATACAAATACAACagtgttgtgttcattaggcaccagaCAGAGGAACACTGATTGAAACTATGAGGGAATACCTGGACCAATAAGAAATGCTAATTCAGTCTGGGAGAGAGCAGAGGCTTCTGGGCGGAAGACAGACTCTCTGGAGGTGGAAATGACATCCTACGTGCTGCTGGCGCTGCTCTCAGGCCCGTCCATGCCAGGCTTTGGGCTGGACTACTCCACCGCCATCGTCCGCTGGCTTGCCCAGCAGCAGAACCCCTATGGAGGTTTTGCTTCCACACAGGTACTTTTTTGGTCTGGTAGACATTAATTCACTAGCACCTCATCTGCCTGTCGCTCCTACTGTTAGTAAATGGTTAAACATTGATcacaccaaatacttattttatatGAAATGTAGAATATTGGACATTTTATTTAAGCCTTACTTCATAACACATTGTATGGATTTCCTTGAATTGTTGTGATTCATTTTAGATTCTCAATGTATTTCTTTGTTATATTGATTCTCTCCATCTTTACCCAAGCTACAGTCATCCAGATTTGTTTTTGCAACAGTatctccctcttcccctgtcACCAGGACACAGTGGTAGCACTGCAGGCTCTGGCCATGTACGGTGCTGCCACCTTCAGTCCAGAGGGCGCCAGTACAGTCAGTGTGAGCTCAGCCGGAGGCCTGAATATGGAGTTCACTGTGAATCAGAACAACAGGCTTCTCTATCAGGAGGAACAGCTGAAGGAGGTCCCTGGGGACTACAACATCAAGGCACAGGGCAAaagctgtgtgtttgtgcaggTCAGGCTCCAGTCATTAGCCCTTTGCTGCCTCTACATGCAGTCCTGAGTGTCTGGtttgtgttcagtagggcacactgtTGAACAAAAACTAACGTTTCAACCCTAGAGTGTCAGCATTAATGGAAATGCCTGTGTACTGTACATTGAAATGTGGATGTTGATTTCATGCATCTCAATGGTATTGTCTCTGTTTTCTTTTCAGATCGCCATGCACTACAATATTCCCCCTCCTCCTGATTTCTCTGCTTTTAACATCTCAACAGAGACGCTGGGGAAATGCAACGGCACCAAGAAATCAATGATTGTGTCTGTGGATGTAAGGTATAGTGGTATTCCTTTTAACCTTGAAATAGCACCTGACTGATTCTGGTAGGAAGTGAACAAAGTAACTGAACCACCAGTGTGTAGATGTCAATATCTTTAAAGCTgctatatgtaactttttgggcaacccaaccaaattcacatagaaatgtgagttatagatctgtcattctcatcgacagcaagtctaagaagcggtatatCTGTTTTTATGTGTGTTATTTTTATGCTTCCCATTCTAACGTTTAGTTTTTacatcttttactttcagttttgtacaccagcttcaaacagcagaatatacaatatttgtttttattgaAGATATATTTcagaggtttagatggtacaatgattctctacaccatAGAGCCCCAcaatggaggtgtcataatacccagaaAACCTAGCGGTCAAGCAGGGAAATGGTTCAGgttgtttttttaatcatttattttagaaacacttaaacaCATTTTTGGGGGATAAATACAGGCTAATatatattgataagtcaccttgtcctagagagatttacacggttatcaaaacatcacaccaggTAGAAAACGATTGgaacatttccctgtttgacctctaggttttatgggtattatgactcatactgtggtactccttgttttgtcacataaacataAATTAGGCAAACTAGTAGAAttgtagcaaccaggaaatggtgagATTTCTGCAACTTTTTAaggtaatacagtatgttaccttcATCTGACCTGGTTTGACTGACAGGTACAATGGTCGGCGAGAGGAGACCAGCATGGTGATCATCAATGTCAAACTTCTCTCCGGCTTCGTCCTGGACAAGTCCTCCCTCAGGCCCGTGAGTCAATAAGAGAGCCATAGTTGAGGGGAACGCATATACAGTTTAATCAGGGTCAGGAGTTTTACCAGGTTGGTGAACACTCCTGGCCCTAAGTATAACCCCCTCCTGGATTAGTTAATGTATATTAATGATAATGGCGTCTGTTCTAATTGTAAGTATTGTAAATGCCAGTGGTTGTCCTTTGGACTAATCAGTTCTACTGTCTATGACAATGTTAACCTGTGTTCGGTTCTTCCAGTTGAAAAATGACCCCTGTCAAACGAGTTGATCTGGAGGAAGGACATGTCATCATCTACCTAGATGGGGTAGGAACATGAATAATGAATGTTGCGTCTAAACAGGCTGCTGTCTTTATCGGTCACATTAACCTGGTTGGATGTGGTCTCATTTGCATCCACACACTGGATTTAACTTGAACAGTAACATCAACGTAAGACCGTAGTGGATGTTTTATACAGGAACACTATATGAATCAATAACATTGAACTGCAGTGTCAAATGTATTATTTCCTTTTCTTCCAGCTTATTCAGAAGGAAACTAAGACGTACAGCCTGGCCATAGAGGAGGTTGTGCCTGTGAGGAATCTGAAACCAGCTGTGGTGAAAGTGTATGACTACTACCAGACAAGTAAGAATTCCATTTAACACGGACAGTAAAAACGTGTTCTCATGCACCGAAAACATTGTTCCCCATAGTCTATATTAGTCCTTTGAAATAGCGCACCATGAATTGAAAATAACAACATATACAGCAGTTGTTTGGATGTTGCTTTTTTTGTTGTCTATTAATGGAGACTACACGTTTCTATTAACCAGTTTCCAAACCACCCATTTCTCTCTGAAATATTTGGTGGCACTGGCATACCTGTCTGGGTTACATACATATCTCTTGTTCCCTAAAGAAGGAAACAAGACCTCCCCAGTGGGCCCATTGGTTCACCCCAGAAGTGGGAGTTTAATGATGATGTTGACTGACAGAAAGGGAAGTAGTTATCATTAGAATGGAACTGACCTCTGCATTATCTGTTCTGTTCTCAGGTGATGAAGCTGTGAGTGAATACAGCTCCCCATGTGCAGAGAGAAGGTACAAAACCTTTCTATAACCAAACCTACTCGTCTCATACTTCTGTTTGTGAAATTAGCCTAAATGACAAATGTAGATATTAATGTgtatgttctctgtttgtttTATAGAGTAAAATCTTAGGACAAGTGATGTTTGACATTTTCACAGGTGATGAAATCAATGAAGTGTGAAAGACAGAAAGCCAATCACAAGCTGACTGGACCATGGCTCAACCAATTGCTTTCCTATCAAGGAAGTCATGTTTTTAGGTAGAGCTCATAAAACCTCTACAGTTCATGGTACCACATTGACCAACTTGTGATCTGTTTTTAACATGTGTTTAATAGATGGGCATTAGAATGTACTTTTaattcttttctttttttgtaacTTTGATTTGTGCTAACACGTAACCCTAAAACGATTGTGAGATCGTTATTTCAAAAGTAATATCAGTGTTTCTACTGCGACGATGAGAATGAAATGTTTTAATTAAACCATGGCCATGTTGCTATGATTTCAAACCAGACTCACAGTAACATTTGTTTTAA
This window contains:
- the LOC112266101 gene encoding alpha-2-macroglobulin-like; amino-acid sequence: MVVGLVTTNDQTAYKEEVPSVKTDSVATVHVSIKGRKDEMSKKTKIFIKPKRFLTIFQTDKPVYKPGQTGVILKGSGKASFTDVIVTVCFEDVPQAYKPGIEYEGKIKVTDPDSTPIPNEPVYLFLQNSGTSEDWTLTTDSKGIASFSLDTSLWSSEDTGKVDVEKTVPDTITKWAAVAFCTSSVGFGLAPNTGLTAFQPFVKVILAESDQFTARPCEGCQYTLCLCAEESRTFKWILTPTALGEVSVKVSAEALKTEERCGNEVATIKYFLIGCTSLSHSVCLIYLSPEGPVEKDISLKLPEVFVEGSAKASLSVLGELMGRAMKNLDSLLQMPYGCGEQNMVLFAPNIYILNYLQSTRQLTKEIQARATGFLESGEEAGSGSATRELNYKHDDGSYSAFGKSDESGNTWLTSFVLKSFGGAKPYIFVDPAHIAQAKAWLASHQQNDGSITSAGKLFHYGMKGGVGDQVSLTAYITTALLELDGNTTDPMVEKSLVCLKAAVSDKLDNTYTTALMSYTFALAQTQDMRAKLITHLDKIADTSDYEGIPGPIRNANSVWERAEASGRKTDSLEVEMTSYVLLALLSGPSMPGFGLDYSTAIVRWLAQQQNPYGGFASTQDTVVALQALAMYGAATFSPEGASTVSVSSAGGLNMEFTVNQNNRLLYQEEQLKEVPGDYNIKAQGKSCVFVQIAMHYNIPPPPDFSAFNISTETLGKCNGTKKSMIVSVDVRYNGRREETSMVIINVKLLSGFVLDKSSLRPLKNDPCQTS